Proteins from a single region of Pseudarthrobacter sp. NIBRBAC000502772:
- a CDS encoding GNAT family N-acetyltransferase, producing the protein MSFSFRCVDAVADAPLLHSWVTQPYASFWGMLSSTVDGVVEEYSKIQATGHHHALLGINDDGVPAFLMEEYLPAASPLAAVYAVQEGDIGMHLLVAPPSGDPQPGYTAAVMDAVLERLFEKPGVERVVVEPDARNSKIHVLNERLGFQPAGVVTLPDKEALLSFCTRQDYLAARAALGHPRVPSHDLSTPIHQGASL; encoded by the coding sequence ATGAGCTTCTCGTTCCGCTGTGTTGACGCCGTTGCCGATGCACCACTCCTCCACAGCTGGGTCACACAGCCTTACGCGTCGTTCTGGGGGATGCTGTCCTCCACAGTTGACGGGGTTGTGGAGGAATACTCGAAAATCCAGGCAACGGGGCATCACCACGCCTTGCTGGGGATCAACGACGACGGCGTCCCCGCCTTCCTGATGGAGGAATACCTGCCGGCCGCCTCGCCACTGGCCGCGGTCTATGCCGTGCAGGAGGGCGACATCGGCATGCACCTGCTGGTGGCGCCGCCGTCGGGAGATCCCCAACCGGGGTACACGGCCGCGGTGATGGACGCCGTGCTGGAGCGGTTGTTCGAAAAACCGGGCGTGGAACGCGTGGTGGTTGAACCAGACGCCAGGAACTCCAAGATCCATGTGCTCAACGAGCGGCTGGGCTTCCAGCCGGCGGGGGTTGTCACCCTGCCGGACAAGGAAGCGCTGCTCAGCTTCTGCACACGCCAGGACTACCTCGCCGCCCGCGCAGCGCTTGGCCACCCCCGAGTCCCTTCCCATGACCTTTCCACCCCGATCCACCAGGGAGCATCACTGTGA
- a CDS encoding IucA/IucC family siderophore biosynthesis protein — protein MTIIELDPTVVEIPDSTANTVPHLAPERWAIANRHLVRKALAEFLHERILEPQRLGSGRGATGPEEPTVYVVRSDDGLTAYSFTACVLELEHWSVDAASIHCTRKGEDAAPDALRFITEFRDTLGIREEMLPVYLEEISSTLAGHSYKQWLGQPSAEELAAGVTGGTDPAADFQAIERSMTEGHPCFVANNGRLGFGISDYRAFAPETGAPVRLEWIGVHRSKAVFTASAGLDYRAHLEAELGAAALQSFESEFAAQGVDPAQYFLMPVHPWQWENKLTVTFAAEIAQQHIIHLGTGADSYQAQQSIRTFFNTAAPAKSYVKTAMSVLNMGFMRGLSPQYMKATPAINDWLRDLIRLDEALRKRGLAMISEIAAIGYHNGYYEAGSAKGSPYQKMLSALWRESPLPLLEDGQQLATMASLLHVDSTGKPMASALIERSGLEPAEWLRRYFEAYLVPLVHCLYRYELAFMPHGENVILVLDNGVPVRAVMKDIAEEIVVMGRRLDLPADVSRIQVDIPDGEKVLAIFTDVFDCIFRFLGALLVEDGKLSEEEFWGTAARVIQEYQAEHPELADQFARHDLFAPDFELSCLNRLQLRNNQQMLDLTDPSGGLQMAGRLANPLARFAVG, from the coding sequence GTGACCATCATCGAGCTGGACCCCACCGTCGTCGAAATACCGGACAGCACCGCCAACACCGTTCCCCACCTCGCACCCGAACGCTGGGCCATAGCCAACCGCCACCTGGTCCGCAAGGCGCTCGCCGAATTCCTGCACGAACGCATCCTGGAGCCGCAGCGCCTGGGCTCCGGCAGGGGTGCCACGGGTCCGGAGGAGCCCACGGTGTACGTGGTCCGCAGCGACGACGGCCTCACGGCGTACTCGTTCACGGCCTGCGTGCTTGAGCTGGAGCACTGGTCGGTGGACGCCGCTTCGATCCACTGCACACGCAAAGGCGAGGATGCCGCCCCGGACGCCCTGCGTTTCATCACCGAGTTCAGGGACACCCTGGGCATCCGCGAGGAGATGCTCCCGGTCTACCTTGAAGAGATCAGCAGCACCCTGGCCGGCCACTCCTACAAGCAGTGGCTGGGACAGCCGTCCGCCGAGGAACTCGCGGCAGGAGTCACCGGCGGCACGGACCCCGCCGCCGACTTCCAGGCCATCGAACGCAGCATGACGGAGGGCCACCCGTGTTTCGTGGCCAACAACGGCAGGCTGGGGTTCGGCATCAGTGACTACCGGGCGTTCGCGCCGGAGACCGGAGCCCCCGTCCGCCTGGAATGGATCGGGGTGCACCGCAGCAAGGCTGTCTTCACCGCCAGCGCGGGGCTGGACTACCGCGCCCACCTGGAGGCCGAGCTCGGCGCCGCCGCGCTGCAGTCCTTTGAGAGCGAATTCGCGGCGCAGGGTGTGGACCCCGCCCAGTACTTCCTGATGCCGGTGCATCCGTGGCAGTGGGAGAACAAGCTCACCGTCACGTTCGCTGCCGAAATCGCCCAGCAGCACATCATCCATCTGGGGACCGGTGCCGACAGTTACCAGGCCCAGCAGTCCATCCGCACGTTCTTCAACACGGCCGCGCCCGCCAAGAGCTACGTCAAGACGGCGATGTCCGTCCTGAACATGGGCTTTATGCGGGGACTCTCGCCGCAGTACATGAAGGCAACCCCCGCCATCAACGACTGGCTGCGGGACCTGATCCGGTTAGACGAAGCCCTGCGGAAACGCGGCCTGGCCATGATCAGCGAGATCGCGGCCATCGGCTACCACAACGGCTACTACGAGGCCGGGTCCGCCAAGGGCTCGCCGTACCAGAAGATGTTGTCCGCGCTGTGGAGGGAAAGTCCGCTCCCGCTGCTGGAGGACGGCCAGCAGCTTGCCACCATGGCGTCCCTGCTGCACGTCGATTCGACCGGCAAACCGATGGCGTCTGCCCTGATTGAGCGCTCCGGACTGGAGCCTGCCGAATGGCTGCGCCGTTACTTCGAGGCCTACCTCGTCCCGTTGGTCCACTGCCTCTACCGGTACGAACTCGCCTTTATGCCGCATGGCGAGAACGTGATCCTGGTGCTGGATAACGGTGTGCCCGTCCGTGCGGTGATGAAGGACATCGCCGAGGAAATCGTGGTGATGGGGCGCCGGCTGGACCTGCCCGCGGACGTATCACGGATCCAGGTGGACATTCCCGACGGCGAAAAGGTGCTGGCCATCTTCACGGATGTCTTCGACTGCATCTTCCGCTTCCTCGGTGCCCTGCTGGTGGAGGACGGGAAACTCAGCGAGGAGGAGTTCTGGGGCACGGCCGCCCGCGTTATCCAGGAGTACCAGGCTGAACACCCGGAGCTCGCGGACCAGTTCGCCCGCCACGACCTGTTCGCCCCTGACTTTGAACTGTCGTGCCTTAACCGGCTGCAGCTGCGGAACAACCAGCAGATGCTTGACCTCACGGACCCGTCCGGCGGGTTGCAGATGGCCGGCAGGCTCGCCAACCCGCTCGCCAGGTTCGCTGTGGGGTGA
- a CDS encoding RNA polymerase sigma factor has product MSGAEARGAVEAVWRMESARIVGALARYTGDFPLAEDLAQEALAEALVSWSVNGIPAEPAGWLLTTGRRRAIDTFRRRAARDEKYALLASDLAAEEPGADTLFDPDAIDDDVLALMFISCHPVLAKEARIALTLRVVGGLGSDEIAKAFLVPVATIQARITRAKKTLVAAQVPFAVPEPHERAERLSSVLNVIYLIFTEGSFASGGAEWIRTDLAGEARRLARVLVRISPEPEVFGLIALMELTAARFPARLDASGRPVLLEDQDRRRWDQAAIRRGRAALARAAGSGRGLGAYGLQASIAECHAVAHSVAETDWQRIVILYEALGRLAPSPVVELNRAVAVAMASGPADGLELVEAIAARGELAGSHLLPAVRGEMLTRLGRRGDARSALLQAVALCGNAAERAVLQRKVDELS; this is encoded by the coding sequence ATGAGCGGTGCTGAGGCGCGGGGCGCCGTCGAGGCGGTGTGGCGGATGGAGTCTGCCCGCATCGTCGGCGCCCTGGCCCGCTATACAGGCGACTTCCCGCTGGCCGAGGATCTCGCCCAGGAGGCACTCGCCGAAGCACTCGTCTCCTGGTCCGTCAACGGGATACCCGCCGAACCCGCCGGCTGGCTCCTCACCACAGGCCGCCGTCGTGCGATTGATACGTTCCGCCGGCGGGCGGCACGGGATGAAAAGTACGCCCTGCTGGCCAGCGACCTCGCGGCGGAGGAGCCAGGAGCGGACACCTTGTTCGACCCCGATGCGATCGACGACGACGTGCTCGCCCTGATGTTCATCTCCTGCCATCCGGTGCTGGCCAAGGAAGCCCGGATCGCGTTGACGCTACGCGTAGTGGGCGGCCTGGGCAGCGACGAGATTGCCAAGGCTTTCCTGGTCCCGGTGGCGACGATCCAGGCACGCATCACCCGTGCCAAGAAGACGCTGGTCGCCGCGCAGGTGCCTTTCGCGGTGCCTGAGCCGCACGAGCGGGCTGAACGTCTTAGCTCGGTGCTCAACGTCATCTACCTGATCTTCACGGAGGGCTCGTTTGCCTCGGGCGGCGCGGAATGGATCCGCACGGACCTGGCCGGCGAAGCCCGCCGCCTGGCCCGTGTACTGGTGCGCATCTCGCCGGAGCCCGAGGTGTTCGGGCTGATTGCGCTGATGGAACTCACCGCCGCGCGCTTCCCGGCCCGGCTCGATGCGTCGGGCCGCCCGGTGCTTCTGGAAGACCAGGACCGACGGCGGTGGGACCAGGCCGCGATCCGCCGCGGACGTGCGGCGCTTGCCCGGGCCGCGGGATCCGGACGCGGGTTGGGTGCTTATGGTCTCCAGGCTTCCATCGCTGAGTGCCACGCCGTGGCTCATTCGGTTGCCGAGACGGACTGGCAGCGGATCGTCATCCTCTACGAAGCGCTCGGCCGGCTGGCCCCGTCCCCCGTCGTCGAACTCAACCGTGCGGTGGCCGTCGCGATGGCCTCCGGCCCGGCGGACGGACTGGAGCTGGTGGAGGCGATCGCCGCACGCGGAGAACTGGCGGGCTCGCACCTGCTTCCCGCGGTCCGTGGCGAGATGCTCACCCGGCTCGGCAGGCGTGGCGACGCACGGTCCGCACTCCTGCAGGCCGTGGCGCTGTGCGGGAACGCCGCCGAGCGCGCGGTGCTGCAGCGCAAGGTGGACGAGCTCAGCTGA
- a CDS encoding YciI family protein has product MAKYMLIMRETDESLAKFTDVDFDEAMNAMGKFNDELIRAGVLLAAEGLEDPKEGVVVDFTGETPVVTDGPYGETKELFGGFYILDVASKQEAIEWAKRAPLTAGRKTEIRRVPTIDEFPQDNEWIQKERAWREQTGQL; this is encoded by the coding sequence ATGGCCAAGTACATGCTGATCATGCGGGAAACCGACGAGTCCCTCGCGAAGTTCACGGACGTCGACTTCGACGAGGCGATGAACGCCATGGGCAAGTTCAATGACGAACTGATCCGCGCCGGCGTCCTGCTGGCGGCCGAGGGCCTGGAGGATCCGAAGGAGGGAGTTGTGGTCGACTTCACCGGCGAAACACCGGTGGTCACCGACGGCCCCTACGGAGAAACCAAGGAACTGTTCGGCGGCTTCTACATCCTCGATGTGGCCTCGAAGCAGGAAGCCATCGAGTGGGCGAAGCGGGCGCCGCTCACGGCCGGCCGCAAGACCGAAATCCGCCGCGTGCCCACCATCGACGAGTTCCCGCAGGACAACGAATGGATCCAGAAGGAACGCGCCTGGCGCGAGCAGACCGGGCAGCTGTGA
- a CDS encoding VOC family protein — MAGEPAFFEIGVEDPERGRAFYGALFGWDFSPGPSDQGGSIIGTPGNEDPAEYGRFKLCKDDQGSTFGLHQPPAP; from the coding sequence ATGGCCGGCGAACCAGCGTTCTTTGAAATCGGCGTCGAAGATCCCGAACGGGGCAGGGCGTTCTACGGCGCGCTCTTCGGCTGGGACTTCAGCCCCGGACCGTCCGACCAGGGCGGGTCCATCATCGGCACCCCAGGCAACGAGGACCCGGCGGAGTACGGAAGATTCAAGCTCTGCAAGGACGATCAGGGCTCAACCTTCGGCCTGCACCAGCCGCCGGCGCCGTAA
- a CDS encoding SDR family oxidoreductase, whose amino-acid sequence METPTTALVTGATAGLGAEFARQLAQEGHHMVLVARDAARLQQIADELERDYSVSTEVLPADLTDDAGVAAVVGRLTDAARPVEVLVNNAGIGLLHSFEKNSLEDEKRHLRLHVQTPMELCHAALQGMLERRSGRIINVASVSAFANRGSYSAAKGWQVIFSRWANLAYGPRGVHVTALCPGFTHTEFHDRMGMDKSVAPRWLWLRADWVVRDGLADNARGKGVSIPTKRYKLVAAISRVLPARFTSGPPRRPKQ is encoded by the coding sequence ATGGAGACACCCACCACCGCGCTCGTAACAGGGGCAACCGCAGGGCTGGGAGCGGAGTTCGCCCGCCAGCTCGCGCAGGAAGGCCACCACATGGTGCTGGTGGCCCGCGACGCCGCCCGGCTCCAGCAGATCGCTGACGAACTTGAGCGTGATTACAGCGTTTCCACTGAGGTGCTGCCCGCCGACCTGACGGACGACGCCGGTGTGGCCGCCGTCGTCGGGCGCCTCACGGACGCTGCACGGCCGGTTGAGGTTCTGGTGAACAATGCGGGGATCGGGCTGCTGCATTCGTTCGAAAAAAATTCCTTGGAGGACGAGAAAAGGCACCTACGTCTGCACGTGCAGACCCCCATGGAGCTCTGCCATGCTGCCCTGCAGGGGATGCTGGAGCGGCGCTCCGGCCGGATCATCAACGTGGCCAGCGTGTCGGCTTTCGCCAACCGCGGCAGCTACTCGGCTGCAAAAGGCTGGCAGGTCATCTTCAGCCGCTGGGCCAACCTGGCCTACGGACCGAGAGGCGTGCACGTCACGGCGCTGTGCCCCGGATTCACGCACACCGAATTCCACGACCGCATGGGCATGGACAAATCGGTCGCCCCGCGCTGGCTGTGGCTGCGGGCGGACTGGGTGGTCCGGGACGGCCTCGCCGACAACGCCCGCGGGAAGGGCGTTTCGATCCCCACCAAACGCTACAAACTGGTCGCCGCCATCTCGCGTGTGCTGCCGGCGCGGTTTACGTCCGGACCGCCGCGGCGTCCGAAGCAGTAG
- a CDS encoding FUSC family protein: MFRVMAHARTLHALGPANNDRLSAVRVALSVAVPSLVLLAIGRPELTMYAVFGALTGMYGRSESHQLRLKHQAQAALVLVSGIAVGVFLSVNHIHSWWLVLVEALLAGLGSLFSDKVRLKPNGPFFGILALGACASVPTSVPFLTAVLIGAASAAFSILVGFAGWLRVRAWEAGAVRDVPRPSSELRQAALVHAARYVLAVGAAGTCGVLSGSGHPHWAMAAAAVPLAGADLPSRVHRGIHRIVGTFVGLALVAVVLFPGPLSPLQYFPGHTAAVLALLVIAFQFPTELFMARHYGWAMVFFTPVILLMTQLAAPVDPGLLVTERAVETFVGAVIGIVVVVAVRAPRRATASDAAAVRT, from the coding sequence GTGTTCAGAGTCATGGCCCATGCCCGCACGCTGCACGCCCTGGGCCCGGCGAACAACGACAGGCTCTCGGCCGTTCGGGTTGCCCTCAGCGTGGCAGTGCCCTCCCTGGTACTCCTGGCCATCGGCCGTCCCGAACTCACCATGTACGCGGTATTCGGCGCCCTGACCGGTATGTACGGGCGCTCGGAATCCCATCAGCTGCGCCTCAAGCACCAGGCCCAGGCGGCACTGGTCCTGGTCAGCGGCATCGCGGTGGGCGTGTTCCTGTCCGTCAACCACATCCACTCCTGGTGGCTGGTGCTCGTGGAGGCCTTGCTGGCCGGCCTCGGATCCCTGTTCTCCGACAAGGTGCGGCTCAAGCCCAACGGACCGTTCTTCGGCATCCTCGCATTAGGCGCCTGCGCCTCGGTCCCGACGAGCGTGCCGTTCCTGACGGCTGTGCTGATCGGCGCGGCCTCGGCCGCATTCTCGATCCTGGTGGGCTTCGCCGGCTGGCTGCGGGTCCGGGCCTGGGAGGCTGGCGCCGTGCGTGATGTTCCGCGTCCCAGCAGCGAACTCCGGCAGGCCGCGCTGGTCCACGCCGCCCGCTATGTCCTGGCCGTCGGTGCCGCCGGAACCTGCGGCGTCCTGAGCGGCAGCGGCCACCCGCACTGGGCCATGGCCGCGGCCGCCGTCCCGCTCGCGGGGGCCGACCTGCCCAGCCGCGTCCACCGCGGGATCCACCGCATCGTGGGGACGTTCGTCGGTTTGGCGTTGGTCGCCGTCGTACTCTTTCCTGGGCCGTTGTCCCCGCTGCAGTATTTCCCCGGCCACACGGCCGCGGTGCTGGCGCTGCTGGTGATCGCATTCCAGTTCCCCACCGAACTCTTCATGGCGCGGCACTACGGCTGGGCCATGGTCTTCTTCACGCCGGTGATCCTGCTCATGACGCAGCTTGCCGCGCCCGTAGACCCAGGCTTGCTGGTCACCGAACGCGCGGTGGAGACCTTTGTGGGCGCCGTGATCGGTATCGTCGTGGTGGTGGCCGTCCGTGCGCCGCGGAGGGCTACTGCTTCGGACGCCGCGGCGGTCCGGACGTAA